One region of Aminobacterium colombiense DSM 12261 genomic DNA includes:
- a CDS encoding energy transducer TonB, whose amino-acid sequence MKRFMLPFICSFFLHICLLIGLSVLATGATAPFAPPQKTMTLRLVSVPFPKSERPKDNSSLYDTPRENYKEETKPTQKTETKIKEEKPAKSIPKAKTKPSELSEKKDVSQKKTTTQRQTPVKQKSANVLNAAANETQGSTAKKMSMNKSRAPLPQHQESNLAIEPVDVASLSIKKREKPLYPLLSRRKGEEGKGIFIAIVEKGKVITIETEQSCGYDRLDKAAYRALKTWLFSEDFTGKVRIPVIFSLKD is encoded by the coding sequence TTGAAGCGTTTCATGCTCCCCTTTATTTGCAGTTTTTTTCTTCATATATGCTTATTGATAGGCCTCTCAGTGCTCGCCACAGGGGCAACTGCGCCCTTTGCCCCTCCTCAAAAGACAATGACCCTTAGGCTGGTAAGTGTCCCCTTTCCAAAGTCCGAAAGACCTAAAGACAATAGCAGTCTTTACGATACACCCAGGGAAAACTACAAAGAAGAAACAAAGCCGACTCAAAAAACAGAAACAAAAATAAAGGAAGAAAAACCAGCAAAATCTATTCCTAAAGCAAAAACAAAACCGTCAGAACTCTCAGAAAAAAAAGATGTTTCTCAGAAAAAAACTACTACTCAGCGCCAGACGCCTGTAAAACAAAAATCAGCAAATGTGCTTAATGCCGCTGCCAACGAAACTCAAGGTTCAACAGCGAAAAAAATGAGTATGAATAAAAGTAGAGCGCCCCTTCCTCAGCATCAGGAAAGCAATCTCGCCATCGAACCAGTTGACGTGGCATCTCTTTCTATAAAGAAGAGGGAAAAGCCGCTCTATCCCCTATTAAGCCGGCGGAAGGGGGAAGAGGGAAAGGGCATATTTATAGCTATTGTAGAGAAAGGAAAGGTTATAACAATAGAAACGGAACAAAGCTGCGGTTATGACCGTTTAGATAAAGCTGCCTATCGCGCCCTTAAGACGTGGCTTTTCTCTGAAGATTTCACAGGAAAAGTTCGCATCCCTGTTATTTTTTCCTTAAAAGATTGA
- a CDS encoding ExbD/TolR family protein — MASRPTRSKLPEIDITPLVDILFILIIFFVLTTTFGQSQLQVQLPQGKADALESDQDIYITLKIDGTLLWENEPISEEKLALRAIEAEKNNRTILLAADREVPYGTVAAFLSRLHEKGLIQIALMLQEE, encoded by the coding sequence ATGGCCTCCCGTCCCACGCGAAGCAAACTCCCAGAGATTGACATAACACCTCTTGTTGACATTCTATTTATCCTTATCATCTTTTTCGTGCTGACGACTACTTTTGGCCAAAGCCAGCTGCAGGTTCAACTTCCGCAAGGCAAGGCGGATGCTCTAGAATCAGATCAGGACATCTATATTACCCTTAAAATCGATGGCACCCTTCTCTGGGAGAATGAGCCCATATCTGAAGAGAAACTTGCTCTTCGAGCTATAGAGGCAGAAAAAAACAACAGGACCATTCTATTGGCTGCTGACCGTGAGGTCCCTTATGGAACTGTTGCCGCCTTTTTAAGCCGCCTCCATGAAAAAGGGCTCATACAAATAGCCCTTATGCTACAGGAGGAGTAA
- a CDS encoding MotA/TolQ/ExbB proton channel family protein → MGIMRAGGPIMWVIFVLSIIALGVFIERVLFFRRSSTDPEKLELALSEALYENDAEKATQIAKSGDSSLHRLFIAAVAHWQVDTEAFKLLLEQQIRRELFRWIKGLTLLGTISRVAPLLGLLGTVLGMVEIFRGLPQASQSPMIALSGGIWQALLTTVAGLSIAVPTVLAYTYLNAKIDDQEETLYRGADFLIREKLTAGTKAPHGKDK, encoded by the coding sequence ATGGGAATAATGAGGGCAGGCGGCCCTATAATGTGGGTTATATTCGTTCTTTCTATAATCGCTTTGGGAGTCTTTATTGAGCGAGTACTGTTTTTTCGACGGTCTTCAACTGATCCAGAAAAGCTTGAACTGGCGCTTAGCGAGGCCCTTTATGAAAATGACGCTGAGAAAGCAACTCAAATAGCAAAGTCTGGAGATTCTTCTCTTCACCGTCTTTTTATTGCTGCTGTAGCTCACTGGCAAGTTGATACAGAAGCATTCAAACTTCTTCTCGAACAACAGATTCGAAGAGAGCTCTTCCGATGGATAAAGGGGCTTACTCTCCTGGGCACTATTTCCCGAGTGGCTCCCCTCCTGGGGCTGTTGGGAACGGTACTAGGCATGGTAGAAATCTTTCGCGGCCTTCCTCAGGCAAGCCAATCCCCCATGATCGCCCTTTCCGGAGGAATATGGCAGGCCCTTTTAACGACCGTTGCGGGACTGAGCATTGCCGTACCAACAGTATTGGCTTATACATATCTAAATGCCAAGATCGATGATCAGGAGGAAACCCTCTACCGGGGGGCTGATTTTTTAATAAGGGAAAAGCTTACGGCAGGAACGAAAGCTCCTCACGGAAAGGACAAATAA
- a CDS encoding sodium-dependent transporter: MEKSTSPREGFSSGLAVFLAALGSAVGLGNIWKFPYLTGANGGGAFLFVYFICVLFVGIPVLLCEWYVGRYTRRNAVGAFESLKPGSAWKGIGVMGVLASYLIMFFYTCVAGWVYFYCFKAFTGSFASVTANTVEELFGQVIGVGTAGKSFFSKDVLSPIFWQVIVLCVVGTGISMGVRSGIERITKTLMPLLFMLIIICDIRALTLPGAGEGIRFLFHIDFSQITPAVVLSALGLAFFKLSLAMGVMITYGSYFTEDVHLFKTAGKIAFSDTLVSMLAGIAIFPTVFSFGMEPSAGPGLLFMTIPLVFSKMPLGAFLLAAFFLLTSFAATTALLSLMEVPVAFWTEEFNISRKKATFLNCLFIGLVGVTAALSVDSSSLLGGYKLWGRGFFDFFDHLSSNIIMPLGGLLIAIFVGYFAKKDDVACELSNHGSLQNDTYVSFFNFVIRYVSPALLVIIFLNTIGVISF, encoded by the coding sequence GTGGAAAAATCAACATCGCCCAGAGAAGGTTTTTCGTCTGGGCTGGCTGTTTTTTTAGCCGCACTGGGTTCTGCAGTTGGATTGGGTAATATCTGGAAATTCCCCTATTTAACAGGTGCTAACGGTGGTGGAGCTTTTTTATTTGTTTATTTCATTTGTGTCCTTTTCGTAGGAATTCCAGTTTTGCTCTGTGAGTGGTATGTAGGACGCTATACTCGCCGCAACGCAGTTGGAGCTTTTGAAAGCCTTAAGCCTGGTTCTGCCTGGAAAGGAATTGGAGTAATGGGAGTTTTGGCGTCATACTTGATTATGTTTTTCTATACGTGCGTGGCTGGATGGGTCTATTTTTACTGTTTCAAGGCTTTTACCGGATCTTTCGCATCAGTGACGGCCAATACGGTAGAAGAACTCTTTGGGCAGGTTATAGGCGTAGGGACTGCCGGTAAATCATTCTTTTCAAAAGATGTTCTTTCTCCCATTTTTTGGCAGGTGATAGTTCTTTGTGTTGTGGGGACAGGAATCTCTATGGGGGTCAGGTCTGGTATAGAAAGAATTACAAAAACCCTCATGCCATTGCTTTTTATGCTCATTATTATTTGTGATATTCGTGCTCTTACGTTGCCAGGAGCAGGGGAAGGCATTCGATTTCTGTTTCATATAGACTTCTCTCAGATTACACCTGCAGTTGTATTGAGTGCTTTGGGGCTGGCTTTCTTTAAGCTTTCGCTGGCTATGGGAGTTATGATTACCTATGGTTCTTATTTCACAGAAGATGTCCATCTGTTTAAGACCGCTGGCAAGATCGCCTTTTCTGATACCCTTGTCTCTATGTTGGCGGGAATAGCCATATTTCCCACCGTTTTTTCTTTTGGGATGGAGCCTTCCGCGGGGCCAGGGCTGCTTTTCATGACTATTCCTCTTGTTTTTTCCAAAATGCCACTGGGCGCTTTTTTACTTGCAGCCTTTTTCCTTCTGACTTCTTTTGCCGCAACAACGGCATTACTCTCCCTTATGGAAGTTCCCGTGGCTTTCTGGACCGAGGAGTTTAACATTTCGAGGAAAAAAGCAACGTTTCTTAATTGCCTCTTTATCGGCCTAGTTGGTGTCACAGCCGCCTTATCTGTGGATAGCTCAAGCTTGCTTGGTGGATATAAGCTATGGGGACGGGGCTTCTTCGATTTCTTTGACCATCTGTCTTCAAACATTATTATGCCTTTGGGCGGTCTACTCATCGCTATTTTTGTGGGATATTTTGCTAAAAAAGATGACGTTGCTTGTGAATTATCCAATCATGGAAGCCTTCAAAATGATACGTACGTTTCTTTTTTCAATTTCGTAATTCGTTATGTTTCACCAGCTCTTCTTGTAATTATTTTCCTAAACACTATCGGCGTTATTTCCTTTTAG
- the speE gene encoding polyamine aminopropyltransferase, translating to MERRAKRYNELWVTEEQTSNMKLSLRINQILINKKSEYQDILLVETFEYGRMLILDGAIQIAERDEFCYSEMMAHIVLCAHPSPKRVLIVGGGDGGVLREVLRHKEVEKATLIDIDKEVINASKKYLPTISCAMDDPRADVQSMDALAYISSVSNEFDVAIIDSTDPVDFAAGLFEADFYSDVKRALKEDGMMLAQTESPFSDSNVVVGAFQEIKKVYPITSLCWGAMPTYPTGIWTYTIGSKKLDPSVPRCPAPEGTKYYTTEIHKAAFVLPPFLKKLLDKA from the coding sequence TTGGAACGTAGGGCGAAGCGATACAATGAACTCTGGGTGACAGAAGAACAAACTTCTAATATGAAGTTAAGTCTTCGTATCAATCAGATTTTGATAAACAAAAAATCAGAGTATCAGGATATTCTGCTTGTAGAAACATTTGAATATGGCCGGATGCTTATTCTTGATGGCGCCATTCAGATAGCCGAAAGAGACGAATTCTGCTACTCAGAAATGATGGCCCATATTGTTCTCTGTGCTCATCCCAGCCCTAAGCGAGTTCTTATTGTTGGCGGCGGCGATGGCGGTGTGCTTCGTGAAGTACTACGACATAAAGAGGTAGAAAAAGCTACTTTGATTGATATTGACAAAGAGGTAATTAATGCTTCTAAAAAATACCTCCCCACTATAAGCTGCGCTATGGACGATCCCAGGGCTGATGTTCAATCCATGGATGCTCTGGCCTATATAAGCTCTGTATCAAATGAATTTGATGTAGCTATTATAGATAGCACTGACCCTGTGGATTTTGCGGCAGGGCTATTTGAAGCTGATTTTTACAGCGATGTAAAAAGAGCATTGAAAGAGGACGGCATGATGTTGGCCCAGACAGAATCTCCTTTCTCTGACTCCAATGTCGTTGTGGGAGCTTTTCAGGAGATAAAAAAAGTCTACCCCATCACTTCCCTCTGCTGGGGAGCTATGCCAACTTATCCAACGGGAATATGGACCTATACAATCGGCTCAAAAAAACTGGATCCTTCTGTTCCTCGTTGCCCAGCTCCGGAAGGGACAAAATATTACACTACAGAAATACACAAGGCAGCATTTGTCCTTCCGCCTTTTTTAAAAAAACTACTTGATAAGGCATAA
- a CDS encoding type III PLP-dependent enzyme, with product METSHHYEFDLERFMTREKFERIKAFAADKETPCLIIDLDVIEKQYDSLKKGMPFAKIYYAVKANPLDDVVKLLVEKGSCFDIASVYELNQVLALGATPDRISYGNTIKKAKDIAYAYEKGVRLFATDSESDLYKLAKHAPGSKVFFRILTDGSGADWPLSRKFGAHPDTLYKLILMSKELGLEPYGVSFHVGSQQRDLGQWDHAISTCKYLFDSVAEKGIRLKMINLGGGFPSQYIYPTVGAEVYGTEITRYLKEDFGENLPEIILEPGRYMAGDAGVMVTEVVLISRKSEFGQYRWIYLDAGKFGGLIETLDESIKYPIYVEKKGIVQEAIIAGPTCDSMDILYEQYKYELPLTLEEGDRVYILTTGAYTQSYSSVYFNGFPPLAAYILPREE from the coding sequence GTGGAAACATCCCATCACTACGAGTTTGATCTCGAAAGATTTATGACGAGAGAAAAATTCGAACGAATTAAGGCTTTTGCGGCAGATAAGGAAACACCTTGCCTCATCATCGATCTTGATGTTATCGAGAAACAATATGATTCATTAAAGAAAGGCATGCCCTTTGCAAAAATCTACTATGCCGTAAAGGCTAATCCGCTCGATGACGTGGTGAAACTGCTCGTTGAAAAGGGAAGCTGTTTTGATATCGCATCGGTATACGAACTCAACCAGGTTCTAGCTCTCGGAGCCACACCAGACCGCATTAGTTACGGCAACACTATAAAGAAGGCTAAAGATATCGCCTACGCATACGAAAAAGGGGTTCGTCTTTTTGCTACCGACTCGGAAAGCGACTTATACAAGCTGGCAAAACATGCTCCCGGTTCAAAGGTCTTTTTTAGAATCCTAACAGACGGAAGCGGAGCCGACTGGCCCCTATCACGAAAATTTGGCGCCCATCCTGATACTCTCTACAAGCTTATTCTAATGTCTAAAGAGCTCGGCCTTGAACCCTATGGAGTTTCTTTTCACGTAGGGTCCCAGCAACGGGATTTAGGGCAGTGGGATCATGCTATTTCAACATGTAAATATCTTTTTGACTCTGTAGCTGAAAAAGGAATTCGCCTCAAGATGATCAACCTTGGCGGGGGATTTCCTTCTCAGTACATTTATCCTACAGTCGGGGCAGAAGTTTACGGAACAGAAATAACGCGATACCTAAAAGAAGATTTTGGAGAAAATTTGCCGGAAATCATTCTTGAACCTGGCCGATATATGGCAGGAGACGCAGGGGTCATGGTCACCGAAGTTGTTCTTATCTCAAGAAAGTCTGAATTTGGTCAATATCGGTGGATTTACCTTGATGCGGGAAAGTTCGGAGGACTTATTGAAACTCTTGATGAGTCCATTAAATATCCTATCTATGTAGAGAAAAAAGGGATAGTACAAGAAGCGATCATTGCAGGCCCCACATGCGATAGCATGGACATCCTCTACGAACAATACAAATATGAACTACCTCTGACCCTGGAAGAGGGAGACCGTGTTTACATCCTTACAACGGGGGCCTATACACAGAGTTATTCATCAGTGTATTTTAATGGATTTCCTCCCCTTGCGGCATATATTTTGCCACGGGAGGAATAA
- a CDS encoding MBL fold metallo-hydrolase, translating into MLNIHSFYQSKFPHLAAEFEGGSLYLIDLPIARPGFEKFISAWLIRDQTRNRTLLIDPGPASTLPRLYGALEELGTPSIDYVLLTHVHMDHAGGMGDFMDTFPKAKIVAPSNGIKHLVDPSKLLAASLETLRDMVEVYGEMEAISEDAFADPGDVEGVRFFMTPGHAAHHQAIFYDLEEDFPILFAGEAAGTYIGDVEGKTFYMRPATPPRFFFHSAEESIEFLIKSSFSMLCYAHYGWVRDGKRFLLKALEQMRLWRNFVEKHSGTREELIDIVLDKDANLKGFFEFSTEMQRRERYFIDNSLKGFIEGAISEKRKKAIP; encoded by the coding sequence ATGTTGAATATTCACAGTTTCTACCAATCAAAGTTCCCCCATCTCGCTGCGGAATTTGAGGGAGGTTCTCTATATCTTATTGATCTGCCCATTGCACGTCCAGGTTTTGAGAAATTCATATCGGCATGGCTTATTAGGGATCAGACAAGAAATCGAACCCTCTTGATCGATCCGGGCCCGGCCTCAACTCTGCCCCGGCTCTATGGGGCTTTAGAAGAGTTGGGAACCCCTTCCATAGATTATGTACTGCTCACTCATGTTCATATGGATCATGCCGGAGGGATGGGAGATTTCATGGACACTTTTCCAAAAGCGAAAATAGTTGCTCCTTCCAATGGCATCAAACATCTTGTAGACCCTTCAAAGCTTCTGGCTGCAAGTCTCGAAACATTACGGGACATGGTGGAAGTCTATGGGGAGATGGAGGCTATTTCTGAAGATGCCTTTGCAGATCCTGGAGATGTGGAAGGAGTAAGATTTTTCATGACCCCAGGTCATGCTGCCCACCATCAGGCGATTTTTTATGATTTGGAAGAAGACTTCCCGATCCTTTTCGCGGGAGAAGCCGCAGGAACGTATATAGGAGATGTAGAAGGGAAAACTTTCTATATGCGCCCTGCAACCCCGCCTCGTTTTTTCTTTCACAGTGCTGAGGAGTCCATTGAATTTTTGATAAAGAGCTCTTTCTCCATGTTATGTTACGCCCATTATGGTTGGGTTCGGGATGGGAAGAGATTTTTGTTGAAAGCTCTTGAACAGATGAGATTATGGAGAAATTTTGTAGAAAAACATTCAGGAACACGGGAAGAACTAATAGATATAGTTTTGGACAAGGATGCAAATCTCAAGGGGTTTTTTGAGTTCTCCACTGAAATGCAACGAAGAGAAAGGTATTTTATTGACAACAGTCTCAAGGGGTTTATAGAAGGGGCTATTTCTGAGAAACGAAAAAAGGCAATTCCATGA
- a CDS encoding glucokinase, producing the protein MHILTADIGGTTSRFALFSVRDKKVFLEKIIRKATARYASFFEILEEIRMEDGRFSFDEVLFSVLALPGPVRKQDDIALTNVTWPIPIASLRRAYSQAPLLVVNDFIAQAYGCLTLHKGDYFTVNEGQMDPEGHVAVIGAGTGLGCGVLVPYAFQKYAPLPSEGGHTTFAFLKEEQSFEVFLRKRTSASYITKEMVVSGKGLSLLYEFLTGHSLTPLEVAEKISPSSLTAMLFATFYARACRDFALTVTPSRGLFISGGVAISNPWIVDNDIFKKEFTFSSSHSAFLNTIPVLLLKNVDNGLWGAVHYGIHCLPEFEQTMGVEDSFSYL; encoded by the coding sequence GTGCATATTCTAACTGCGGATATTGGCGGAACTACAAGTCGTTTTGCACTTTTTTCCGTAAGGGATAAGAAGGTCTTTCTCGAAAAGATTATTCGAAAGGCAACGGCCAGATATGCGTCTTTCTTTGAAATTTTAGAAGAGATTCGTATGGAAGACGGCAGATTTTCCTTTGATGAAGTGCTGTTTAGTGTGCTTGCTCTTCCTGGCCCTGTAAGAAAACAAGATGACATCGCTTTGACCAATGTGACCTGGCCCATACCAATAGCCTCTCTTCGACGAGCTTATAGTCAAGCCCCTCTTTTGGTAGTAAATGATTTTATTGCCCAAGCCTATGGTTGCTTAACCCTCCATAAGGGGGACTATTTCACAGTCAATGAAGGACAGATGGATCCGGAAGGACATGTTGCAGTGATAGGGGCAGGAACAGGTCTAGGATGCGGCGTGCTTGTTCCATATGCTTTTCAGAAATATGCCCCCCTGCCATCTGAGGGGGGCCACACAACCTTTGCTTTTCTCAAAGAAGAGCAGTCTTTCGAGGTTTTTCTCAGGAAAAGGACTTCGGCCTCTTACATCACAAAAGAAATGGTGGTTTCCGGAAAAGGCCTGTCCCTTCTTTATGAGTTCTTAACGGGACACTCTTTAACCCCTCTGGAAGTAGCGGAAAAGATAAGTCCGTCATCTCTTACTGCCATGCTATTTGCTACATTTTATGCCAGAGCCTGCAGGGATTTTGCTTTAACCGTAACCCCTTCCAGAGGACTTTTTATCTCTGGCGGCGTGGCTATCTCCAATCCATGGATCGTTGATAACGATATTTTCAAGAAAGAATTCACTTTTTCCTCTTCCCATAGCGCCTTTCTCAACACTATCCCGGTGTTGTTGCTTAAAAATGTCGATAATGGGCTCTGGGGCGCAGTACATTATGGCATTCACTGTTTACCGGAGTTTGAGCAAACTATGGGAGTTGAAGATTCTTTTTCATATTTGTAA
- a CDS encoding LmeA family phospholipid-binding protein, whose translation MMKRSLICLVSIILIFFSNPLWGGQAEIMTPSQRLQHHFIKELDPEKMTIIFDEEPDESGYIRDIYMNLEGAIIGGVRIDNLSLRAMGVQLTPMRDWGEKGPEADYIMNILAKGIIDEDDINRNLIQKEFGNDDHWHNIQLDIHPEGIYAKGYYLVRLLFKLDILIEIESRLKIVDFQQIWLDNYKVRVNRVDVPEFITEKAVSQIQPLLDLSKFVFPLKLTSISYSDTSITLSSAKEPEPFEGVVYKYEKESSTPIVCSNSGKQ comes from the coding sequence ATGATGAAACGTTCCCTTATATGTCTTGTTTCAATCATACTTATATTCTTCTCAAATCCTCTTTGGGGGGGACAAGCGGAAATCATGACCCCTAGCCAAAGGCTCCAGCACCATTTCATAAAAGAACTGGACCCCGAAAAAATGACAATAATTTTTGACGAAGAACCAGATGAAAGTGGATATATCCGCGATATATATATGAATTTGGAAGGGGCCATCATTGGTGGTGTTCGAATTGACAATCTCTCTCTTCGAGCCATGGGTGTACAGCTCACCCCCATGAGAGACTGGGGAGAAAAAGGGCCGGAAGCAGACTACATTATGAACATTCTCGCTAAAGGCATTATTGATGAGGATGACATCAACAGGAACCTGATCCAAAAAGAGTTTGGAAACGATGATCACTGGCACAACATACAGTTGGACATCCATCCTGAAGGCATTTACGCCAAAGGATACTATCTTGTCCGCTTGTTATTCAAGCTTGACATCCTTATCGAAATAGAAAGCCGGCTCAAAATAGTGGATTTTCAGCAAATATGGCTTGATAACTATAAGGTTCGGGTTAACAGAGTGGATGTACCTGAGTTCATAACAGAAAAGGCTGTCTCTCAAATACAGCCCCTTTTGGACCTCAGCAAGTTCGTGTTTCCGTTGAAACTAACGTCAATCTCTTATAGTGACACATCTATAACTTTGTCAAGCGCTAAAGAACCTGAACCTTTTGAGGGGGTTGTTTACAAATATGAAAAAGAATCTTCAACTCCCATAGTTTGCTCAAACTCCGGTAAACAGTGA
- a CDS encoding class I SAM-dependent methyltransferase, protein MKKDQDPFKKLAPYYDLFMIKAGLYKTNTILKMVPLEPEQRILDLGGGTGYLARKLLGEKREIHVLDTSPHMTRFLQNTPVITTLGDGRATPYKEDFFHGVILSDTYHHIEEQNMLLQEIDRILAPGGFLLIHDFDKNSILTALIGCLEKLFISPVFYTTPQHLKEKILKRNYVLDKETYGLYWFIHVYKKLTL, encoded by the coding sequence ATGAAAAAGGATCAAGACCCTTTTAAAAAATTAGCACCTTATTACGATCTTTTTATGATTAAAGCTGGTCTTTACAAAACAAATACCATACTTAAAATGGTTCCCCTTGAGCCGGAACAAAGAATACTGGATCTGGGAGGAGGAACCGGCTATTTAGCCCGCAAACTCCTCGGAGAAAAAAGGGAAATACACGTACTTGACACAAGCCCTCATATGACCCGCTTTTTACAAAATACTCCAGTTATAACTACACTTGGAGATGGACGAGCAACTCCCTACAAAGAAGATTTTTTTCATGGGGTTATTCTTTCAGACACCTATCATCACATAGAAGAGCAAAACATGTTGCTTCAGGAAATAGACAGAATACTTGCTCCCGGCGGTTTTTTGCTCATTCACGATTTTGACAAGAACTCAATTCTTACCGCATTGATAGGTTGCCTTGAAAAACTATTCATTTCTCCTGTGTTTTATACTACCCCCCAGCATCTTAAAGAAAAGATCTTAAAAAGGAACTACGTTCTTGACAAAGAAACCTATGGCTTGTACTGGTTTATCCACGTCTACAAAAAACTGACCCTTTAA
- a CDS encoding ATP-binding cassette domain-containing protein, producing the protein MIQLVNITHFYGEQGLYNSLNWSITHGSKTGLIGSNGTGKTTLFKIIMGLVEPREGNVYFPKGIRIGYLSQDLVEIEDTVLLHYLKKQAGIALVEKELRATEEDIARAAKNEEEYHSLLKRHDHLSHRYEQLGGYEFAAMAQKVMKGLGFSDGDGQRYTSTFSGGWKMRISLAAMLLSSPDILLLDEPTNHLDTESMEWLEDWLLNFNGTLIAISHDRHFLDKICTSTAELSQGAISLYKGNFSWFLEEKARRNEERERIARKQRTEMDKNLAFIERFRYKATKATQVQSRIKKLERMSLVDTDSSEKAVAIHFPQCPRSGQEVISVKDVKKTYGDNLIFKDISFSVHRGEKIALVGVNGAGKSTLSRLISQSEVPTEGNISYGYNVKMGFFSQESAQNLNYNRTIWEEISNTGYLGTDTEKRGLLGAFLFSGDDIYKLISVLSGGEKSRVALLKLLLEETNLLILDEPTNHLDMRTRDIFQQALTEYHGTIIIVSHDRYFLDKLVSRVIEIREGKILEYPGNYSYFIQKRAERLETEKLSLTEESSRENATPSKNDEKERRRQEAEVRNLLYREKQKIMKDLTPLETIIEELEEEKLQIETSLCDPSFLENTLEVQKIMMRHNEIMGLLVTYMKEWEMLMEQIETVEEKVKQKSSS; encoded by the coding sequence ATGATTCAACTTGTAAATATTACTCATTTTTACGGGGAACAAGGGCTCTATAACTCTCTGAATTGGTCTATTACACACGGAAGTAAAACAGGCCTCATTGGGAGTAACGGCACTGGAAAAACAACTCTCTTTAAAATCATTATGGGACTGGTAGAACCCCGTGAAGGAAATGTTTACTTTCCCAAAGGCATCCGTATTGGGTATCTCTCCCAGGATCTCGTAGAGATAGAAGACACAGTCCTCCTTCACTATCTTAAAAAACAGGCCGGGATAGCCCTTGTGGAAAAAGAGCTGAGAGCTACAGAAGAGGATATAGCCAGAGCTGCTAAAAACGAGGAAGAGTATCATTCTTTGCTCAAAAGGCATGATCACCTCTCACATCGTTATGAACAGCTAGGGGGTTACGAATTTGCCGCCATGGCACAAAAGGTAATGAAGGGGCTTGGCTTCTCTGATGGCGATGGCCAGAGGTACACAAGTACGTTTTCAGGGGGCTGGAAAATGCGTATTTCTCTAGCAGCCATGCTACTTTCTTCACCTGATATCCTTCTGCTCGATGAGCCCACCAACCACCTCGACACTGAAAGCATGGAGTGGCTTGAGGATTGGCTTTTAAATTTTAATGGCACTCTCATCGCCATTTCTCACGACAGACATTTTCTCGACAAAATCTGCACATCAACTGCGGAGCTTTCACAAGGCGCCATCTCTCTGTATAAAGGGAATTTTTCGTGGTTTCTGGAAGAAAAGGCCCGGCGAAACGAAGAAAGAGAACGTATAGCCCGTAAACAACGTACCGAAATGGATAAAAACCTCGCTTTCATCGAACGTTTCCGATATAAGGCAACAAAAGCGACACAAGTTCAGAGCCGTATTAAAAAACTCGAAAGGATGAGCCTTGTAGACACTGATAGCTCAGAAAAGGCGGTCGCTATCCATTTTCCCCAATGCCCTAGAAGCGGCCAAGAAGTTATTTCTGTCAAGGATGTCAAAAAAACATATGGTGACAACCTCATTTTCAAGGACATTTCTTTTTCTGTCCACAGAGGAGAAAAAATCGCTCTCGTCGGCGTGAACGGTGCCGGGAAATCTACTCTTTCAAGACTCATCAGTCAGTCAGAAGTTCCTACAGAGGGAAATATTTCTTACGGCTATAATGTAAAGATGGGTTTTTTCTCCCAGGAAAGCGCTCAAAACCTCAACTACAATCGAACTATCTGGGAGGAAATTTCCAATACTGGCTATCTCGGAACAGATACAGAAAAGAGAGGTCTTCTTGGAGCTTTTCTTTTTTCCGGTGATGATATTTATAAATTAATATCTGTTCTGTCCGGTGGAGAAAAATCCCGGGTAGCTCTCCTTAAGCTTCTTCTGGAAGAAACAAACCTGCTCATTCTTGACGAGCCGACGAACCACCTTGATATGCGAACTCGAGATATATTTCAGCAAGCATTAACAGAATATCATGGTACTATTATTATCGTATCTCATGATCGGTATTTCCTCGACAAACTTGTATCACGAGTTATTGAGATACGGGAAGGGAAAATTCTTGAGTATCCAGGAAACTATTCTTATTTCATCCAGAAAAGAGCAGAAAGGCTCGAAACTGAAAAACTATCCCTCACCGAAGAATCCAGCAGAGAGAATGCTACTCCCTCTAAAAATGATGAAAAAGAAAGAAGGCGGCAAGAGGCCGAAGTAAGAAACCTTCTATACAGAGAAAAGCAGAAAATCATGAAAGATCTCACACCTCTGGAGACAATAATTGAAGAGCTGGAAGAAGAAAAGCTGCAGATTGAAACCTCTCTTTGCGACCCCTCATTTTTAGAAAACACTCTTGAGGTTCAGAAAATTATGATGCGGCATAACGAAATTATGGGGCTGCTCGTTACGTACATGAAAGAATGGGAAATGCTCATGGAACAAATTGAAACTGTGGAAGAAAAAGTGAAACAAAAGAGCTCATCATGA